A genomic segment from Kyrpidia tusciae DSM 2912 encodes:
- a CDS encoding basic amino acid ABC transporter substrate-binding protein: protein MRRLALGLGALVLGLTLAGCGTGSSTPSNSGQSGQTQPVTLHVGADTTFPPFETEKNGQVTGFDIDLIKAIAQKENMQVDLKTMDFQGLIPALQTGDIDVAVAGITITDDRKKSVNFSDPYYHSGLSILVKKDNTTINVPDDLTGKTVAVKLGTTADLMFSKKPGVNVKRFTNISDAYSELQNGGADAVVFDNPVNLNYIRTGHDNVKIVGPLLTGEDYGIAVRKNAPDLLQKINDGLKQVMADGTYDKLYQQYFGDEPNGKIKH, encoded by the coding sequence ATGAGAAGACTTGCTCTTGGACTCGGGGCTCTTGTGTTGGGTCTAACCCTGGCCGGTTGCGGTACTGGATCGTCAACGCCTTCGAACAGTGGTCAGAGTGGGCAAACCCAGCCGGTCACATTGCACGTGGGGGCAGATACGACCTTTCCGCCTTTTGAAACGGAGAAAAATGGCCAGGTTACCGGTTTTGATATCGATTTAATCAAAGCCATTGCGCAGAAGGAGAATATGCAAGTCGACCTGAAGACGATGGACTTCCAGGGGCTCATTCCCGCCCTGCAGACCGGGGATATCGACGTGGCCGTCGCCGGTATCACCATTACGGACGACCGCAAGAAGTCTGTGAATTTCTCGGACCCTTACTATCATTCCGGGCTGTCTATCCTCGTGAAAAAGGATAATACCACAATTAACGTCCCCGATGATCTCACCGGGAAGACTGTTGCCGTAAAACTCGGTACCACTGCGGATCTGATGTTTAGCAAGAAACCCGGTGTCAATGTGAAACGGTTTACCAACATCAGCGACGCCTACAGTGAACTGCAGAACGGCGGGGCAGATGCTGTCGTATTCGACAACCCCGTTAATCTGAACTATATCAGGACGGGTCACGATAACGTAAAGATCGTAGGCCCGCTGTTGACCGGTGAGGACTACGGGATTGCTGTGCGGAAGAACGCACCAGACCTGCTTCAGAAAATCAATGACGGTCTGAAACAGGTGATGGCCGACGGCACTTATGACAAACTGTATCAACAGTATTTTGGTGACGAACCCAATGGCAAGATTAAACACTGA
- a CDS encoding amino acid ABC transporter permease encodes MEAWQSVFQNSSMLIKGLGYTLEYSLYAVVLGTVLGLIFALFRLSGSRILRALGTVYVDIFRGTPLLVQIFFIYFGLPQVLPLHQWFGEFYTVLAGAAALALNEGAYITEIIRAGILSVDKGQWEAAESIGMTSYQKMRYIILPQAFKRMIPPLVNQFIQTIKDTSLLSVISITELVRAAQIVIVTTYFALQFWTAVAVLYLIVILLLTKLSQYLERRLQVDQR; translated from the coding sequence ATGGAAGCCTGGCAATCGGTATTTCAGAATTCCTCCATGCTGATCAAGGGACTGGGTTATACCCTGGAGTACTCCTTGTACGCCGTGGTTCTCGGGACAGTTCTCGGCTTGATCTTCGCTCTATTTCGTCTCTCGGGCAGTCGCATTCTTCGCGCCTTGGGGACAGTATACGTTGATATTTTCCGGGGCACTCCGCTCCTGGTCCAAATCTTTTTCATTTATTTCGGCCTGCCCCAGGTCCTCCCCCTGCACCAGTGGTTTGGGGAGTTTTACACGGTACTGGCCGGGGCAGCAGCGTTGGCGCTGAATGAAGGCGCTTATATCACCGAGATTATCCGGGCGGGCATATTATCCGTCGACAAAGGCCAGTGGGAGGCGGCAGAGAGCATTGGCATGACGTCGTACCAAAAAATGCGATATATCATTTTGCCCCAGGCGTTCAAACGAATGATTCCGCCTCTTGTCAACCAGTTTATTCAAACGATCAAAGATACGTCTCTGTTGTCGGTCATTTCCATCACGGAGCTCGTTCGAGCCGCACAAATTGTCATCGTTACCACTTATTTTGCTCTACAGTTCTGGACGGCGGTGGCGGTATTGTACCTTATAGTTATTCTCCTGCTGACCAAGCTTTCGCAGTACCTGGAGAGGAGGCTGCAGGTTGATCAGCGTTAA
- a CDS encoding amino acid ABC transporter ATP-binding protein: protein MISVKNLRKQFGEHVVLQDISVEVAAQEVVVIIGPSGSGKSTFLRCLNGLEKPSSGHIVIAGHELTGHKADLIEIRKQVGMVFQRFNLFHHLSVMDNITIGPIKVLGKSKAEATELAEELLRKVGIPEKANAMPDQLSGGQQQRVAIARALAMKPKVMLFDEPTSALDPEMVGEVLAVMKDLARDGMTMVVVTHEMGFAREVGDRVLFMDGGYVVEEGTPADVFDHPQQERTRAFLSKVL from the coding sequence TTGATCAGCGTTAAAAATCTTCGCAAACAGTTTGGGGAGCACGTGGTTTTGCAGGACATTTCCGTGGAAGTGGCGGCTCAAGAGGTTGTGGTCATCATCGGACCATCGGGTTCAGGAAAAAGCACGTTCCTGCGCTGTCTCAATGGTCTAGAAAAACCTTCCTCCGGCCACATTGTCATCGCTGGCCACGAGTTGACGGGCCATAAAGCGGACCTGATCGAGATTCGAAAACAAGTCGGCATGGTGTTCCAACGCTTTAACCTGTTTCATCATTTGAGCGTGATGGATAACATCACCATCGGCCCGATCAAAGTTCTGGGGAAATCAAAGGCGGAGGCCACAGAATTAGCCGAGGAACTTCTTCGTAAGGTCGGTATTCCAGAAAAGGCCAACGCAATGCCGGACCAGTTGTCGGGCGGACAGCAACAGCGGGTGGCCATCGCCAGGGCTTTGGCCATGAAACCCAAGGTAATGCTGTTTGATGAGCCCACTTCCGCTCTCGATCCGGAAATGGTCGGGGAAGTCCTCGCCGTCATGAAAGACCTGGCCAGGGATGGTATGACCATGGTGGTGGTCACTCATGAGATGGGGTTTGCCAGGGAAGTGGGCGATCGAGTGTTATTCATGGATGGCGGCTATGTTGTGGAGGAAGGCACTCCCGCGGATGTGTTCGACCATCCTCAACAAGAGCGAACTCGGGCTTTTTTGTCCAAGGTGCTGTGA
- a CDS encoding TetR/AcrR family transcriptional regulator, whose product MAGNKYEEIAAAAIQLFEQKGYHATSVQDIADAVGLQKGSLYHYIASKEELLLKITHQAINGFVRRLEEIIDTNLPVEERFRQGIRTHMQYITQYLSMSTVLLREAFSLGEPHNEVIRDLTDRYLNLWTQIINEGVAAGVFSVKDSRIAALTILGSCNWVYRWFKEEGKYTAEEIADQMANLFLDGLKKGRT is encoded by the coding sequence ATGGCGGGGAATAAGTACGAAGAAATCGCTGCAGCGGCCATCCAGCTGTTTGAACAGAAGGGGTATCATGCCACATCAGTTCAGGACATCGCCGATGCGGTAGGGCTTCAAAAGGGCAGTCTTTACCACTACATCGCGAGCAAGGAAGAGCTACTCCTCAAGATCACCCACCAAGCCATCAACGGATTCGTGCGCAGGCTGGAGGAGATCATTGACACGAACCTGCCCGTGGAAGAGCGTTTCCGCCAAGGAATCCGTACGCACATGCAGTATATCACCCAGTACCTTTCCATGTCCACAGTGCTTCTCCGGGAAGCTTTTTCCCTCGGGGAACCTCATAACGAGGTCATTCGAGATCTGACCGATCGCTACCTGAACCTCTGGACCCAGATCATCAATGAAGGGGTAGCGGCAGGAGTTTTCTCCGTAAAGGACAGCCGAATTGCAGCCCTCACCATCCTGGGCTCGTGCAACTGGGTGTACCGATGGTTTAAAGAAGAAGGAAAATACACCGCCGAAGAGATTGCAGATCAGATGGCGAATCTGTTTTTAGACGGCCTCAAAAAGGGAAGGACGTAA
- a CDS encoding CtsR family transcriptional regulator, whose product MRNITDLIEQHLKSILQQSRDGVVEIQRGELAEQFNCVPSQINYVISTRFTVERGYIVESKRGGGGYIRIRKLEFGQDRPIHDELIRLIGEEVTQREAHDIIDHLFEDGFVTEREVRLLHAAVCRDVLRGPIPYRDQLRARLLRAMLVELLRG is encoded by the coding sequence ATGCGTAATATCACAGATCTGATCGAGCAACATCTAAAATCGATCCTTCAACAGAGCCGTGATGGCGTCGTAGAGATCCAGCGAGGAGAACTCGCCGAACAGTTCAATTGCGTTCCTTCTCAGATTAACTACGTCATCAGCACACGGTTTACGGTGGAACGCGGTTACATTGTCGAATCCAAACGAGGTGGAGGCGGCTATATCCGCATTCGAAAGCTGGAATTCGGCCAGGACCGGCCCATTCACGACGAGCTCATTCGCCTCATTGGCGAGGAAGTGACACAACGAGAGGCCCACGATATTATCGATCACCTGTTTGAAGATGGGTTCGTGACGGAACGGGAGGTGCGCCTGTTGCACGCCGCCGTGTGCCGGGACGTGCTGCGGGGACCGATTCCCTATCGCGATCAATTGCGCGCCAGATTGCTTCGAGCGATGCTGGTGGAGCTTCTGAGAGGGTGA
- a CDS encoding UvrB/UvrC motif-containing protein: MICQQCGKRPATVHMTKIVNGQKSERHLCEICANESGELKFVPGAFSFPNLLGSFFSGEAAPGVPQVQTLRCPTCGLTYQQFTQVSRFGCPNCYQAFDPVLDPMLRRIHGSTTHTGKVPRRGGGKLRVRRELEHLKEQLQEKVRLEQFEEAARLRDQIRALEQQLGG; encoded by the coding sequence GTGATTTGTCAACAATGTGGCAAACGGCCGGCCACGGTGCACATGACGAAGATTGTAAACGGCCAGAAATCGGAACGACACCTGTGCGAGATTTGTGCCAACGAATCGGGGGAGTTGAAGTTTGTCCCCGGGGCGTTTTCTTTTCCTAACCTACTCGGGAGCTTTTTTAGCGGGGAGGCGGCCCCTGGGGTTCCCCAGGTTCAGACTCTTCGTTGCCCGACTTGCGGCTTGACTTATCAGCAGTTCACCCAGGTGAGCCGTTTCGGTTGTCCGAACTGTTACCAGGCCTTTGATCCAGTCTTGGACCCAATGCTCCGTCGTATCCACGGCAGCACCACTCACACCGGCAAGGTTCCGCGCCGCGGGGGCGGGAAGCTGCGGGTGCGGCGGGAACTGGAGCATCTGAAGGAGCAGTTGCAGGAAAAGGTTCGCTTGGAACAATTCGAAGAAGCGGCTCGCCTACGGGATCAAATCCGGGCTCTTGAGCAACAGCTCGGCGGGTGA
- a CDS encoding protein arginine kinase has translation MSLEDFVHRTSSYWMRADGPEDEMVMSTRVRLARNLANLPFPMLATEGQMDEVLERVNRALRHPSVQALGHFEMLPMNRVHELDREVLMEKHLISPDLVEHPGRSAVVLRDDETISIMVGEEDHLRIQCLFPGLQLKPAWDLASRVDDALEATLDWAYDEKRGYLTACPTNVGTGMRASVMMHLPALVMTDQIRRVLHAISQVGLAVRGIYGEGTEAVGNLFQVSNQITLGQSEEEIVHNLYGVTRQLIEHERRARQLLLEQNRPELEDRIGRSYGVLRYARRLDSKETMQRLSDVRLGIDLGIITGVPKGILKELMVLTRPALLQTYEGRELSPQERDVHRAALIRERLRALSA, from the coding sequence GTGTCATTGGAGGATTTTGTCCATCGGACATCCAGCTATTGGATGCGGGCCGACGGTCCTGAAGATGAGATGGTAATGAGTACGAGGGTCAGGCTGGCTCGGAATCTGGCTAACCTTCCCTTCCCCATGTTGGCCACCGAGGGGCAGATGGATGAGGTTTTGGAGCGGGTGAACCGGGCCCTGCGCCATCCGTCGGTCCAGGCCTTGGGTCACTTTGAGATGTTGCCGATGAATCGAGTTCATGAGTTAGACCGAGAGGTGTTGATGGAAAAACATCTCATCAGTCCGGACCTCGTGGAACACCCCGGGCGGAGTGCCGTCGTGCTTCGGGACGATGAAACCATCAGTATTATGGTGGGCGAAGAGGACCATTTGCGCATCCAATGCCTTTTCCCCGGGCTACAACTCAAACCTGCCTGGGACCTGGCCAGTCGGGTGGACGATGCGCTGGAAGCGACGCTCGATTGGGCATATGATGAAAAAAGAGGATATCTGACTGCCTGCCCCACGAACGTCGGGACGGGAATGCGGGCCTCAGTGATGATGCATTTGCCCGCTCTGGTGATGACCGATCAGATTCGCCGGGTCCTCCACGCCATCTCCCAAGTGGGACTCGCTGTGCGGGGGATTTATGGGGAAGGGACGGAAGCAGTAGGAAATCTCTTTCAAGTGTCGAATCAAATTACTTTAGGACAGTCGGAAGAGGAGATCGTTCACAATCTGTACGGGGTAACCCGACAGCTGATCGAACACGAACGGCGGGCCAGACAATTGCTGCTAGAGCAAAACAGGCCTGAGTTAGAAGACCGCATCGGTCGGTCCTACGGCGTCCTGCGGTACGCCAGGCGCCTCGATTCGAAAGAAACGATGCAACGATTGTCGGATGTCCGTTTGGGGATCGATCTCGGCATCATTACCGGGGTGCCGAAAGGGATTTTGAAAGAGCTGATGGTGTTAACCCGACCGGCCCTTCTGCAGACTTATGAAGGCCGGGAACTTTCTCCTCAAGAACGCGACGTGCACCGGGCGGCCTTGATTCGAGAGCGGCTGCGCGCGCTGTCCGCCTGA
- a CDS encoding ATP-dependent Clp protease ATP-binding subunit has translation MMFGRFTERAQKVLALAHEEASRLGHSGIGTEHILLGLVREGDGIAAKALMSLGLSSEKIQREVEKIIGRGPGQGAAMTYTPRAKKVIELSIDEARKLGHNYVGTEHILLGLIREGEGVAARVLNNLGVSLPKARQQVIQLLGGDSAETNQENQQSANTPTLDSLARDLTQMARDGKLDPVIGRNKEIERVIQVLSRRTKNNPVLIGEPGVGKTAIAEGLAQRIVANEIPETLRNKRVMVLDMGTVVAGTKYRGEFEDRLKKIMDEIRQAGNVILFIDELHTLIGAGGAEGAIDASNILKPALARGELQCIGATTLDEYRKHIEKDAALERRFQPIMVDQPTPEEAIQILHGLRDRYEAHHRVKISDEALEAAVRLSDRYISDRYLPDKAIDLIDEAASRVRLRTHTAPPNLKELEEQLEEVRKEKEAAVQSQEFEKAAALRDKEQRLREELEKRKQEWQQKQASKDSVVIEEDIAEIVSSWTGIPVKKLAEEESERLLHMEEILHKRVIGQDEAVEAVSRAIRRARAGLKDPKRPIGSFIFLGPTGVGKTELARALAEAMFGDENAVVRIDMSEYMERHTTSRLIGAPPGYVGYEEGGQLTEKIRRKPYSVVLLDEIEKAHPEVFNILLQVLDDGRLTDGKGRTVDFRNTVIIMTSNVGAQSIRRGGPLGFAARSEEEDAYKDMKNKVMEELKRQFRPEFLNRIDEVIVFHALTQQDIMRIVDLMVDDLRKRLRDHDIDFELTDDAKAFLAKEGFDPTYGARPLKRAIQRHIEDRLSEALLNGTIVKGDRVRIDFQDGALTVRKLEPSSARTV, from the coding sequence ATGATGTTTGGACGTTTCACCGAGCGGGCACAAAAAGTCTTGGCCCTGGCGCATGAAGAGGCGAGTCGCCTCGGGCATTCGGGAATTGGGACCGAACATATCCTCCTGGGTCTCGTCCGGGAAGGGGACGGAATCGCAGCTAAAGCCCTGATGAGTTTGGGGCTGAGCAGCGAGAAGATTCAGCGGGAAGTGGAGAAGATCATCGGTCGGGGCCCGGGGCAAGGAGCGGCCATGACCTATACTCCCCGGGCGAAGAAAGTGATTGAGCTCTCTATCGACGAGGCTCGGAAGCTGGGGCACAACTATGTCGGGACCGAGCATATTCTGCTGGGCTTGATTCGCGAGGGCGAGGGTGTGGCCGCCCGGGTGCTCAACAACCTCGGGGTGAGCCTTCCCAAGGCCCGGCAGCAAGTCATTCAGTTGCTCGGCGGGGATTCGGCGGAAACGAATCAGGAGAATCAGCAGTCTGCCAATACGCCGACCTTGGACAGCCTCGCCCGGGATTTGACCCAGATGGCGAGGGATGGCAAACTCGACCCGGTGATTGGGCGCAATAAGGAGATCGAGCGGGTCATTCAGGTACTGTCCCGGCGCACGAAGAACAATCCGGTGCTCATCGGTGAGCCGGGAGTCGGCAAAACGGCCATCGCCGAAGGTCTGGCCCAACGCATTGTCGCCAACGAGATTCCCGAGACACTCCGCAACAAGCGGGTTATGGTTCTGGACATGGGAACGGTGGTGGCCGGGACGAAGTACCGGGGGGAATTTGAAGATCGCCTGAAAAAGATCATGGATGAGATTCGCCAAGCTGGAAACGTGATCCTGTTCATTGATGAGCTGCACACCCTCATCGGCGCCGGTGGGGCGGAAGGGGCCATTGATGCGTCCAATATCTTGAAACCGGCTTTGGCTCGAGGCGAATTGCAATGTATCGGCGCCACGACACTGGATGAGTATCGAAAACACATTGAGAAAGACGCGGCCTTGGAACGGCGGTTCCAACCGATCATGGTGGATCAACCGACGCCGGAGGAAGCTATCCAGATTCTTCACGGCCTTCGAGATCGGTATGAAGCCCATCATCGGGTAAAGATCAGTGACGAGGCCCTCGAAGCAGCGGTTCGCCTGTCCGATCGTTATATCAGCGATCGTTACCTTCCGGACAAGGCCATCGACCTGATCGACGAAGCGGCCTCCAGGGTGCGGCTCCGGACCCATACGGCACCGCCGAATCTGAAAGAGCTCGAGGAGCAGCTGGAAGAGGTGCGCAAGGAGAAAGAAGCCGCGGTCCAGAGCCAGGAATTCGAAAAGGCGGCCGCCTTGCGGGATAAAGAGCAACGGCTGCGGGAAGAACTCGAGAAACGGAAGCAAGAATGGCAACAGAAGCAAGCCTCCAAGGATTCGGTGGTCATTGAGGAGGATATTGCGGAGATCGTCTCCAGTTGGACCGGTATTCCCGTGAAGAAACTGGCCGAAGAGGAGTCCGAGCGGCTGTTGCACATGGAAGAGATCCTGCACAAGCGGGTGATCGGCCAGGATGAAGCGGTGGAAGCCGTGTCCCGGGCGATTCGCCGGGCGAGGGCTGGGTTGAAAGATCCGAAACGGCCCATTGGTTCTTTTATCTTCCTTGGCCCTACCGGGGTCGGGAAAACGGAGCTGGCCCGGGCTCTGGCCGAAGCGATGTTCGGCGATGAGAATGCCGTCGTCCGCATCGACATGTCCGAGTATATGGAGCGCCACACGACTTCGCGGTTGATTGGGGCGCCTCCCGGTTACGTGGGATATGAAGAGGGTGGGCAACTTACCGAAAAGATCCGGCGCAAACCCTACTCGGTGGTTTTGTTGGATGAGATCGAAAAGGCGCATCCCGAGGTGTTTAACATCCTGTTGCAGGTTTTGGACGATGGGCGCCTGACTGATGGCAAAGGGCGGACCGTGGATTTCCGAAACACGGTGATCATCATGACTTCCAACGTCGGGGCCCAGAGCATCCGGCGGGGTGGCCCTCTCGGATTCGCCGCCCGTTCGGAGGAAGAAGACGCCTATAAGGATATGAAAAATAAAGTGATGGAGGAATTGAAGCGCCAGTTCCGGCCGGAGTTCCTCAATCGAATCGACGAGGTGATCGTCTTCCACGCCCTGACCCAGCAAGACATTATGCGCATTGTCGACCTCATGGTGGATGATCTGCGGAAGCGGTTGCGAGATCACGATATCGATTTCGAACTCACGGACGACGCCAAGGCATTCCTGGCAAAAGAAGGGTTCGATCCCACCTATGGGGCGCGGCCGCTCAAACGGGCGATTCAGCGGCATATCGAAGACCGACTTTCGGAAGCGCTGCTGAACGGCACCATCGTGAAGGGCGACCGGGTCAGGATCGACTTCCAAGATGGCGCTTTGACCGTACGAAAACTTGAGCCGTCGTCTGCGCGCACAGTGTGA
- the radA gene encoding DNA repair protein RadA, translated as MAKVKTRYVCHGCGYQTVKFFGRCPGCGEWGTLVEESIEEPTPGDRGWLRRAHRSEPVPITEVPAACEERWSTGFGELDRVLGGGLVPGSLVLIGGDPGIGKSTLLLQASAQIAQARGPVLYVSGEESTRQIHLRARRLKAMEPALLVLPETDLGAVERVVERIDPRCLVIDSIQTVHDPDVSSAPGSVAQVRECTGRLLRLAKERELATLIVGHVTKEGAIAGPRLLEHMVDAVVYFEGALHHTYRILRAVKNRFGSTNEIGIFEMRDGGLREVHNPSELFLPDRQIASTGSAVVAGLEGTRPILVEIQALVADSGYAVPRRTASGIDVQRVALMLAVLEKRCGLFLRNQDTYVNVAGGVRLDEPAVDLGLAVSLASSFRDRPVSPRDVYIGEVGLTGEIRTVSRIEQRLGEAVKHGFQRCIVPAGNARELHGPPGMEIIAVETVEAAFRAAFEG; from the coding sequence GTGGCCAAGGTCAAAACCCGTTATGTCTGTCACGGGTGCGGATACCAAACGGTCAAGTTTTTTGGACGGTGCCCGGGATGTGGCGAGTGGGGCACTTTAGTGGAAGAATCCATCGAGGAACCGACCCCGGGGGATAGGGGCTGGCTCCGCCGGGCCCACCGTTCGGAACCGGTACCCATTACCGAGGTCCCGGCGGCATGTGAAGAACGCTGGTCCACTGGGTTCGGGGAGTTGGACCGGGTGCTGGGAGGGGGTCTCGTCCCGGGGTCCCTCGTCCTGATCGGTGGGGATCCGGGAATCGGAAAATCGACCCTTCTTTTGCAAGCCTCGGCGCAAATCGCCCAGGCCAGAGGGCCGGTGCTCTACGTCTCCGGCGAAGAGTCCACCCGGCAAATCCATCTGCGCGCCAGGCGGCTGAAGGCGATGGAACCTGCCCTTCTGGTGTTGCCGGAAACGGATCTCGGCGCGGTGGAGCGGGTGGTGGAACGTATCGATCCCCGGTGTTTGGTGATTGATTCCATCCAGACGGTGCACGATCCCGACGTCTCTTCCGCTCCGGGGAGTGTGGCCCAGGTCCGGGAATGCACCGGGCGTTTGTTGCGCTTGGCGAAGGAACGGGAACTGGCCACATTGATCGTCGGCCACGTGACCAAGGAAGGGGCGATTGCCGGGCCTCGGTTACTTGAACACATGGTGGACGCCGTGGTGTATTTTGAAGGGGCGCTCCATCACACCTATCGGATTTTGCGGGCAGTCAAGAATCGATTTGGCTCCACAAACGAGATTGGGATTTTCGAAATGCGGGATGGCGGCCTGCGGGAGGTACATAATCCCTCAGAACTGTTTCTCCCGGATCGGCAAATCGCCTCGACCGGGTCTGCGGTGGTGGCCGGGCTGGAGGGCACGCGTCCGATCCTCGTGGAGATCCAGGCCTTGGTGGCCGACTCGGGCTACGCGGTGCCCCGCCGGACGGCGTCTGGGATCGATGTGCAACGGGTGGCGCTCATGCTGGCGGTGTTGGAGAAGCGATGCGGTCTGTTTCTCAGAAACCAAGACACGTACGTCAACGTCGCCGGCGGGGTGCGTCTGGATGAGCCCGCCGTGGACCTGGGATTGGCCGTTAGTTTGGCTTCCAGCTTTCGCGACCGACCGGTGTCCCCCCGAGATGTGTATATTGGCGAAGTTGGCCTGACCGGAGAGATTCGTACCGTATCCCGTATAGAACAGCGATTGGGAGAAGCGGTCAAACACGGTTTTCAGCGCTGTATCGTTCCCGCCGGGAACGCCCGGGAACTGCACGGGCCACCGGGCATGGAGATCATCGCGGTGGAGACGGTGGAGGCGGCTTTTCGGGCCGCGTTTGAGGGGTGA
- the disA gene encoding DNA integrity scanning diadenylate cyclase DisA, translating into MRDDLTVKQENLLIKMLRFIAPGTPLREGLENVLRAKTGALIVVGNTPEVLQLVDGGFQINSEFTPASLYELAKMDGAIILSEDGKRILYANAQLNPDPSIPSSETGTRHRTAERVAKQTGQLVVSISQRRGVITLYQANLRYALKDLGVILTKANQAIQTLEKYKAVLDQSLTNLSALEFEELVTLQEVAQVIQRIEMVLRIKAEIRRYIVELGTEGRLISMQLEELVSRVDEEAYLLVKDYCREGVDVTPHHILTNLHELSAEELLDPGAIVRVLGYPGGVNVAEETVYPRGYRVLNKIPRLPQPVVENLVKQFQGLSGVMGATIEQLDDVEGIGEVRARAIREGLKRVRELVLIDRHM; encoded by the coding sequence ATGCGGGATGACCTCACTGTCAAGCAGGAGAATCTATTGATCAAGATGTTGCGGTTTATCGCGCCCGGAACGCCGCTGCGGGAAGGGTTGGAGAACGTTCTGCGGGCGAAGACTGGCGCACTGATCGTCGTCGGCAACACGCCGGAGGTCCTGCAGCTGGTGGACGGAGGCTTTCAAATTAATTCCGAGTTCACCCCTGCGAGTCTGTACGAACTGGCGAAGATGGACGGGGCCATCATTCTCAGTGAAGATGGAAAGCGTATCCTGTACGCCAATGCCCAGTTGAACCCTGATCCGTCGATTCCTTCTTCGGAAACGGGCACGAGGCATCGCACGGCGGAAAGGGTCGCGAAACAAACCGGGCAGCTTGTGGTCAGCATTTCTCAGCGCCGGGGTGTCATTACCCTGTACCAAGCCAATCTGCGCTATGCGTTGAAAGACCTGGGAGTGATTCTGACCAAGGCGAATCAAGCGATCCAGACATTGGAGAAATATAAAGCGGTTTTGGATCAATCCCTCACGAATCTGAGCGCCTTAGAATTCGAAGAGCTCGTGACATTGCAAGAAGTGGCCCAGGTCATTCAGCGAATTGAAATGGTGTTGCGCATCAAGGCAGAAATCCGCCGTTATATCGTCGAGTTGGGGACGGAGGGGCGGCTGATCTCCATGCAACTGGAGGAGCTGGTGTCCCGGGTGGATGAGGAAGCGTACCTTCTTGTAAAGGACTATTGCCGTGAAGGGGTGGACGTCACTCCCCACCACATTCTGACCAATCTGCACGAACTGAGTGCCGAAGAGTTGTTGGACCCCGGTGCCATCGTCCGGGTACTCGGGTATCCGGGTGGCGTGAATGTGGCGGAAGAGACGGTGTATCCCCGAGGCTATCGGGTACTGAATAAGATTCCTCGGCTGCCCCAGCCGGTTGTGGAAAACTTAGTAAAGCAGTTTCAGGGTCTGTCTGGTGTCATGGGGGCGACGATTGAGCAATTGGACGATGTCGAGGGAATCGGGGAGGTGCGGGCTCGGGCGATCCGGGAGGGGCTGAAGCGGGTCCGGGAGTTGGTGCTGATCGATCGACATATGTGA
- a CDS encoding CarD family transcriptional regulator, whose protein sequence is MHLFNVGDRVVYPMHGAGVIESIEEREVLGKTGRYYIMRMPVGDIKVMVPIEQTGAVGLREVVDAEGVHKILDILFDEGTQETAAWNRRYRDNMDKIKSGDAFAIADVVRQLAWLDRHKGLSTGEKRMYEMARQILLSELRLAAPQEDADRLEELTARLGGNRRTGC, encoded by the coding sequence ATGCACTTGTTTAATGTTGGGGACCGCGTGGTCTATCCGATGCACGGAGCGGGTGTGATCGAGTCGATTGAAGAACGCGAAGTGTTGGGGAAGACAGGACGGTACTACATCATGCGGATGCCGGTGGGAGACATCAAGGTGATGGTCCCCATTGAACAAACCGGGGCTGTGGGGTTGCGGGAGGTCGTCGACGCCGAAGGTGTTCACAAGATCCTCGACATTTTGTTCGATGAGGGAACCCAGGAGACGGCCGCCTGGAATCGCCGCTACCGAGACAATATGGACAAGATCAAAAGTGGCGATGCGTTTGCCATCGCCGATGTCGTCAGGCAGTTGGCCTGGCTGGACCGCCACAAAGGCCTGTCCACGGGGGAGAAGCGGATGTATGAGATGGCCCGGCAGATCTTGCTGAGTGAATTGAGGCTGGCGGCTCCACAGGAAGATGCGGATCGGCTGGAGGAACTCACGGCACGGCTGGGTGGGAACCGGAGAACCGGATGCTGA